A stretch of Kyrpidia spormannii DNA encodes these proteins:
- the ltrA gene encoding group II intron reverse transcriptase/maturase: MRSREGRRQPKTLNRDYPREEVVKPRGTVGEPSPSPAQSGASPRGEQGDGLMEKVVARQNMLAALKRVEQNKGAPGVDGIPTGNLREQIRAEWSRIREELLTGIYRPQPVRRVEIPKPGGGKRMLGIPTVMDRLIQQALLQVLTPIFDPQFSEASYGFRPGRRAHEAVKKARQYVEEGYEWAVDMDLEKFFDRVNHDILMARVARKVTDKRVLKVIRRYLQAGIMVNGVVMEREEGTPQGGPLSPLLANILLDDLDKELEKRGHKFVRYADDANIYVRSKRAGERVLASVRTFLQERLRLKLNEQKSTVDRPWKLKFLGFSMYKRKAGEIRIRLARQSIERVKAKIRTLTARNTPIAMEERIRRLNTYLGGWMGYFALAETPSTFEEIEGWIRRRLRMCLWKQWKRVRTRYRELRALGLPEWVVHQFANARKGPWRMAHGPMNRALGNAYWQAQGLMSLTERYRRLRQSW; the protein is encoded by the coding sequence GTGCGTTCGCGAGAAGGACGAAGACAGCCGAAAACCCTGAACAGGGACTACCCACGGGAGGAAGTGGTGAAGCCACGGGGGACCGTGGGAGAGCCGAGCCCTTCTCCGGCACAAAGCGGAGCTTCACCTCGCGGAGAACAAGGTGACGGCCTGATGGAGAAGGTGGTGGCCAGGCAGAACATGCTGGCCGCCCTGAAGCGGGTGGAGCAGAACAAGGGGGCTCCCGGCGTGGACGGCATTCCCACGGGAAACCTCCGGGAACAGATCCGAGCCGAGTGGTCGCGCATCCGGGAAGAGCTGCTCACGGGGATCTACCGACCGCAGCCCGTGCGCCGGGTCGAAATCCCGAAACCCGGGGGAGGCAAGCGGATGCTGGGGATCCCCACCGTGATGGACCGCCTGATCCAGCAGGCACTTCTGCAGGTGCTGACGCCCATCTTTGACCCGCAATTTTCGGAGGCCAGCTACGGGTTCCGACCCGGAAGAAGGGCACACGAGGCGGTCAAGAAGGCGAGGCAGTATGTGGAAGAAGGATACGAATGGGCCGTGGACATGGACCTGGAAAAGTTCTTTGACCGAGTGAATCATGACATCCTTATGGCCCGGGTAGCCCGGAAGGTCACGGACAAACGAGTGCTCAAGGTCATTCGTCGGTACCTCCAGGCAGGGATCATGGTGAATGGGGTGGTGATGGAAAGAGAGGAAGGGACACCACAGGGCGGGCCGCTGAGTCCCCTGTTGGCGAATATCCTTCTGGACGACCTGGACAAAGAACTGGAAAAGAGAGGTCACAAGTTCGTCCGGTATGCGGATGATGCTAACATCTACGTTCGAAGCAAACGGGCGGGGGAGAGAGTCCTGGCCAGTGTCCGGACATTCCTGCAGGAGCGGCTAAGACTCAAACTCAACGAGCAGAAGAGCACGGTGGACCGACCGTGGAAACTGAAGTTTCTGGGATTCAGCATGTACAAACGCAAAGCCGGGGAAATCCGCATTCGCTTGGCCAGACAGTCGATCGAGCGGGTCAAGGCCAAGATCCGAACCCTCACGGCGAGGAACACACCGATCGCCATGGAGGAACGCATCCGGCGGCTGAACACGTATCTGGGCGGATGGATGGGATACTTTGCCCTGGCGGAGACGCCGAGCACCTTCGAAGAAATCGAAGGATGGATCCGGCGGAGGCTGCGGATGTGCCTCTGGAAACAGTGGAAACGGGTACGGACGCGATACCGTGAACTGCGCGCGCTAGGGCTGCCGGAGTGGGTCGTTCATCAATTTGCCAATGCCCGCAAAGGACCGTGGCGGATGGCCCATGGGCCGATGAATCGAGCCTTGGGGAACGCCTATTGGCAGGCCCAAGGACTCATGAGCTTAACCGAACGTTACCGAAGGCTTCGTCAATCTTGGTGA
- the ltrA gene encoding group II intron reverse transcriptase/maturase produces MRSREGRRQPKTLNRNCPREEVVKPRGIVGEPSPSPAQSGTSPRGDQGDSLMEKVVARDNMLAALKRVEQNKGAPGVDGIPTENLREQIRAEWPRIREELLAGTYRPQPVRRVEIPKPGGGKRMLGIPTVMDRLIQQALLQVLTPIFDPEFSEASYGFRPGRRAHDAVKKARQYVEEGYEWGVDMDLEKFFDRVNHDILMARVARKVTDKRVLKVIRRYLQAGIMVNGVVMEREEGTPQGGPPRPLLANILLDDLDKELEKRGHKFVRYADDANIYVRSRRAGERVLASIRKFLQERLKLKLNEQKSTVDRPWKLKFLGFSMYKPKAGEIRIRLARQSIDRVKTKIRALTARNTPIAMEERIRRLNTYLGGWIGYFALAETPSIFEEIDGWIRRRLRMCLWKQWKRVRTRYRELRALGLPEWVVHPFANARKGPWRMAHGPMNRALGNAYWQAQGLMSLTERYRRLRQAW; encoded by the coding sequence ATGCGTTCGCGAGAAGGACGAAGACAGCCGAAAACCCTGAACAGGAACTGCCCACGGGAGGAAGTGGTGAAGCCACGGGGGATCGTGGGAGAGCCGAGCCCTTCTCCGGCACAAAGCGGAACCTCACCTCGCGGGGATCAAGGTGACAGCCTGATGGAGAAGGTGGTGGCCAGGGATAACATGCTGGCCGCCCTGAAGCGGGTGGAGCAGAACAAGGGTGCCCCCGGCGTGGACGGCATTCCCACGGAAAACCTCCGGGAACAGATCCGAGCCGAGTGGCCGCGCATCCGGGAAGAACTGCTCGCGGGGACCTACCGACCGCAGCCCGTGCGCCGGGTCGAAATCCCGAAACCCGGGGGAGGCAAGCGGATGCTGGGGATCCCCACCGTGATGGACCGCCTGATCCAACAGGCCCTCCTGCAAGTGCTGACGCCGATCTTTGACCCGGAATTTTCGGAGGCCAGCTACGGGTTCCGCCCCGGAAGAAGGGCCCACGACGCGGTCAAGAAGGCGAGGCAGTATGTGGAAGAAGGATACGAATGGGGCGTGGACATGGACCTGGAAAAGTTCTTTGACCGGGTGAATCATGACATCCTTATGGCCCGGGTAGCCCGGAAGGTCACGGACAAACGAGTGCTCAAGGTTATTCGCCGGTACCTCCAGGCAGGGATCATGGTGAACGGGGTGGTCATGGAAAGGGAGGAAGGGACGCCACAGGGCGGGCCGCCCCGTCCACTGTTGGCGAATATCCTTCTGGATGACCTGGATAAAGAACTGGAAAAGAGGGGCCACAAGTTCGTCCGGTATGCAGATGATGCCAACATCTACGTTCGAAGCAGACGGGCGGGGGAGAGAGTCCTGGCCAGTATCCGGAAATTCCTGCAGGAGAGGTTAAAACTCAAGCTCAACGAGCAGAAGAGCACGGTGGACCGACCGTGGAAACTCAAGTTTCTGGGGTTCAGCATGTATAAACCCAAAGCCGGGGAAATCCGAATCCGCCTAGCGAGGCAGTCGATCGACCGGGTCAAGACCAAGATCCGAGCCCTCACGGCGAGGAACACACCGATCGCCATGGAGGAACGAATCCGACGGCTGAACACGTATCTGGGTGGATGGATCGGGTATTTTGCCCTGGCGGAAACGCCGAGCATCTTCGAAGAAATCGATGGATGGATACGGCGGAGGCTGCGGATGTGTCTCTGGAAACAGTGGAAACGGGTGCGGACGCGATACCGTGAACTGCGTGCACTGGGGTTGCCGGAGTGGGTGGTGCACCCATTTGCCAATGCCCGCAAAGGGCCGTGGCGAATGGCCCATGGGCCGATGAACAGAGCCCTGGGCAACGCCTACTGGCAGGCTCAAGGTCTGATGAGTTTAACCGAACGTTACCGAAGGCTTCGTCAAGCTTGGTGA
- the ltrA gene encoding group II intron reverse transcriptase/maturase yields the protein MRSREGRRQPKTLNRNCPREEVVKPRGIVGEPSPSPAQSGTSPRGDQGDSLMEKVVARDNMLAALKRVEQNKGAPGVDGIPTENLREQIRAEWPRIREELLAGTYRPQPVRRVEIPKPGGGKRMLGIPTVMDRLIQQALLQVLTPIFDPQFSEASYGFRPGRKAHDAVKKARQYVEEGYEWAVDMDLEKFFDRVNHDILMARVARKITDKRVLKVIRRYLQAGIMVNGVVMEREEGTPQGGPPRPLLANILLDDLDKELEKRGHRFVRYADDANIYVRSRRAGERVLASIRKFLQERLKLKLNEQKSTVDRPWKLKFLGFSMYKRKAGEIRIRLARQSIDRVKTKIRALTARNTPIAMEERIRRLNTYLGGWIGYFALAETPSTFEEIEGWIRRRLRMCLWKQWKRVRTRYRELRALGLPEWVVHPFANARKGPWRMAHGPMNRALDNTYWQAQGLMSLTERYRRLSQAW from the coding sequence GTGCGTTCGCGAGAAGGACGAAGACAGCCGAAAACCCTGAACAGGAACTGCCCACGGGAGGAAGTGGTGAAGCCACGGGGGATCGTGGGAGAGCCGAGCCCTTCTCCGGCACAAAGCGGAACCTCACCTCGCGGGGATCAAGGTGACAGCCTGATGGAGAAGGTGGTGGCCAGGGATAACATGCTGGCCGCCCTGAAGCGGGTGGAGCAGAACAAGGGTGCCCCCGGCGTGGACGGCATTCCCACGGAAAACCTCCGGGAACAGATCCGAGCCGAGTGGCCGCGCATCCGGGAAGAACTGCTCGCGGGGACCTACCGACCGCAGCCCGTGCGCCGGGTCGAAATCCCGAAACCCGGGGGAGGCAAGCGGATGCTGGGGATCCCCACCGTGATGGACCGCCTGATCCAACAGGCCCTCCTGCAAGTGCTGACGCCGATCTTTGATCCGCAATTTTCGGAGGCCAGCTATGGGTTCCGTCCCGGGAGAAAGGCCCACGACGCGGTCAAGAAGGCGAGGCAGTATGTGGAAGAAGGATACGAATGGGCCGTGGACATGGACCTGGAAAAGTTCTTTGACCGGGTGAATCATGACATCCTGATGGCCCGGGTCGCTCGGAAGATCACGGACAAACGAGTGCTCAAGGTTATTCGCCGGTACCTCCAGGCAGGGATCATGGTGAACGGGGTGGTCATGGAAAGGGAGGAAGGGACGCCACAGGGCGGGCCGCCCCGTCCACTGTTGGCGAATATCCTTCTGGATGACCTGGATAAAGAACTGGAAAAGAGGGGCCACAGGTTCGTCCGGTATGCGGATGATGCCAACATCTACGTTCGAAGCAGACGGGCGGGGGAGAGAGTCCTGGCCAGTATCCGGAAATTCCTGCAGGAGCGGTTAAAACTCAAGCTTAACGAGCAGAAGAGCACGGTGGACCGACCGTGGAAACTCAAGTTTCTGGGGTTCAGCATGTACAAACGCAAAGCCGGGGAAATCCGGATTCGCCTGGCCAGGCAGTCGATCGACCGGGTCAAGACCAAGATCCGAGCCCTCACGGCGAGGAACACACCGATCGCCATGGAGGAACGAATCCGACGGCTGAACACGTATCTGGGCGGCTGGATCGGATACTTTGCTCTGGCCGAAACGCCGAGCACATTCGAAGAAATCGAAGGATGGATCCGGCGGAGGCTGCGGATGTGTCTCTGGAAACAGTGGAAACGGGTGCGGACGCGATACCGTGAACTGCGCGCACTGGGGTTGCCGGAGTGGGTGGTACACCCATTCGCCAATGCCCGCAAAGGGCCGTGGCGAATGGCCCATGGGCCGATGAATCGAGCCCTGGACAACACCTACTGGCAGGCTCAAGGTCTGATGAGTTTAACCGAACGTTACCGAAGGCTCAGTCAAGCTTGGTGA
- the tnpA gene encoding IS200/IS605 family transposase, whose translation MKLDSNYHSVFKLTYHLVLVVKYRRKVINDQVAARIREIGEYIAPRYNITFLEFNHDRDHVHILFSAHPNSTLSKYINAFKSASSRLVKKEFPEIRKHLWKEYFWSRSFCLLTTGGAPMEVIKKYIESQGEKNDHRTPVSHRAN comes from the coding sequence ATGAAATTGGACAGCAATTATCATTCAGTGTTTAAGCTCACTTATCACCTCGTCTTGGTGGTCAAGTACCGCCGAAAAGTTATCAACGATCAAGTGGCCGCACGCATTAGGGAAATCGGAGAATATATAGCACCAAGGTACAACATTACGTTCTTGGAATTTAACCATGACCGCGATCACGTGCACATACTCTTCAGTGCCCACCCCAACAGCACTCTGTCGAAATATATCAACGCTTTTAAAAGCGCCTCGTCACGGTTGGTGAAAAAGGAGTTCCCGGAAATCAGGAAACACCTCTGGAAAGAATATTTCTGGTCCCGCAGTTTTTGCCTTTTGACTACCGGGGGAGCTCCGATGGAAGTGATCAAAAAATACATCGAGTCCCAGGGTGAGAAAAATGATCATCGTACACCGGTTTCACATCGAGCCAACTAA
- a CDS encoding RNA-guided endonuclease InsQ/TnpB family protein codes for MIIVHRFHIEPTKEQEQKLFQTLELCRQLYNAALEQREICYRQRGKSPSCTAQKNELPAFKKEFPEYKQVNAQVLQDCLQRLDHAFQRFFAGLAGYPHYKDQNHYRSFTYPQADKQDHFKKIGHIYLPKIGYVKMKAHFEFNPAKVSRINVKYHGGKWYVNLTSEIQESEGVDIVNKVGIDVGLLTFAALSDGTKIDNPKYFRKSEKKLARLQRRLSRKKKGSNNRGKAKAKVTRLHDKIANQRKDFLHKISHGIVQKYDWIAVEDLSVKNMMKNHHFSKSIADAGWSKFISYIEYKAKKFGKVLVKVPPAGTSQTCVCGHPVPKDLSVRIHQCPHCGLTADRDVVSAMVILQRAN; via the coding sequence ATGATCATCGTACACCGGTTTCACATCGAGCCAACTAAAGAGCAAGAGCAAAAGCTGTTTCAGACCCTGGAGCTTTGCCGCCAGCTATACAACGCAGCCCTGGAGCAAAGAGAAATTTGTTATCGGCAAAGAGGCAAGTCACCTTCTTGCACCGCACAAAAAAATGAACTACCGGCATTTAAGAAAGAATTTCCGGAATACAAACAGGTCAATGCTCAAGTCCTGCAGGATTGCCTGCAGAGGTTAGACCATGCGTTCCAGCGGTTTTTTGCTGGCCTGGCCGGGTATCCGCACTACAAAGATCAGAACCATTACCGTTCTTTCACCTACCCGCAGGCGGACAAGCAGGACCATTTCAAAAAAATCGGCCATATTTATTTGCCTAAGATTGGGTACGTCAAAATGAAAGCTCACTTTGAATTTAACCCGGCCAAGGTCAGCCGAATCAATGTCAAGTACCACGGCGGCAAATGGTACGTCAATCTGACCTCGGAAATCCAAGAGTCCGAAGGAGTAGACATTGTTAACAAGGTGGGTATTGATGTTGGCCTTTTAACCTTCGCCGCACTCTCAGACGGCACGAAAATCGACAACCCGAAATACTTTCGTAAATCCGAAAAGAAATTGGCCAGGTTGCAAAGACGGCTTTCCCGCAAGAAAAAAGGTTCAAACAACCGAGGGAAGGCTAAAGCGAAAGTAACCAGGCTGCATGATAAGATTGCCAATCAGCGGAAAGACTTCTTGCACAAGATTTCCCACGGCATAGTCCAAAAATATGACTGGATCGCCGTCGAGGATTTGTCGGTTAAGAACATGATGAAGAATCACCATTTCAGCAAGAGCATCGCCGACGCTGGCTGGAGCAAGTTCATCAGCTACATCGAATATAAAGCCAAAAAGTTCGGCAAGGTTCTAGTGAAAGTTCCTCCAGCCGGCACGTCCCAAACCTGTGTATGCGGGCATCCAGTTCCCAAAGACCTAAGCGTCCGGATACACCAATGCCCGCATTGCGGGCTGACCGCCGACCGGGACGTGGTCTCGGCGATGGTCATCCTGCAAAGGGCGAATTAG
- a CDS encoding zinc-binding alcohol dehydrogenase family protein has product MAGEMKAIVLTSSGNLIETEVPKPAPGDRDLLVEVRAVSVNPVDTKQRAEEGKLRILGWDVAGIVREVGPACTLFRPGDEVYYAGDITRPGGFSEYHVVDERLVGPKPRTSDFAQAAALPLTTLTAWEGLFEKLGVQANGGADKRILIVGAAGGVGSMAVQLARWAGLEVIGTASRPESTKWVREYGAHHVIDHYEPFRPQLEALGISGVDAVFCLNVVEPNWDAMLDVLVPGGKLCTILPPTSPVNLRPLFDKSLTWAMEGMFTRARFRTPDMQEQHRILAEVSGLVDSGEIRTTMNRYLSPISAANLERAFAEIRSGRSIGKIVLESFA; this is encoded by the coding sequence GTGGCCGGCGAAATGAAAGCGATTGTGTTGACGTCTTCAGGAAATCTCATCGAAACTGAAGTGCCAAAACCGGCGCCCGGGGACCGCGATCTTTTGGTGGAGGTTCGCGCCGTGTCGGTGAATCCCGTGGATACCAAACAGCGGGCAGAAGAAGGGAAACTCCGGATCCTGGGTTGGGATGTGGCGGGTATCGTCCGGGAGGTGGGTCCGGCCTGTACGCTCTTTCGCCCGGGTGACGAAGTCTATTACGCCGGGGACATCACCCGACCTGGCGGTTTCAGTGAGTATCACGTCGTCGATGAGCGGCTGGTGGGGCCTAAACCCCGAACCTCAGATTTTGCCCAGGCGGCGGCGCTGCCCCTGACCACCCTGACCGCGTGGGAGGGGCTGTTTGAAAAATTAGGTGTGCAAGCGAACGGTGGAGCGGACAAGAGGATTTTGATCGTCGGGGCGGCGGGTGGAGTGGGTTCCATGGCTGTACAGCTGGCGCGGTGGGCGGGACTTGAGGTGATCGGCACCGCATCCCGACCGGAGTCGACCAAATGGGTGAGGGAGTACGGCGCCCACCATGTGATCGACCATTATGAACCGTTTCGGCCGCAGCTTGAGGCGCTGGGGATATCCGGGGTCGACGCGGTCTTTTGTCTTAACGTGGTGGAGCCCAATTGGGATGCCATGTTAGATGTTTTGGTGCCGGGTGGGAAGTTGTGCACCATCCTCCCGCCCACCTCCCCGGTCAATCTGCGGCCGCTGTTTGACAAGAGTCTTACCTGGGCCATGGAAGGCATGTTCACGCGTGCCCGGTTTCGAACTCCGGATATGCAGGAACAACATCGCATCCTCGCGGAGGTATCGGGCTTGGTGGACTCGGGAGAGATCCGGACGACGATGAATCGCTATTTGTCCCCGATCAGCGCCGCCAACCTGGAAAGAGCCTTCGCCGAAATTCGCTCAGGCCGCAGCATTGGAAAAATCGTACTGGAGTCCTTTGCATGA
- a CDS encoding NADPH:quinone oxidoreductase family protein, with protein sequence MVQQTVRRFVERELIPLEQQVLRNEREGKPGMSRYASMGKLYGSNMGNRVVDRVLQIHGGMGYTKELPIERWYREARLWRIYDGTDEIQRLIISRNLLKGHVKVDDLLGNVTEGRCSPVRAWVVHQLGNPEEVLRLEERPAPVPQAGEVLIDVEAAGVNFLDLLLCAGTYQEKPPLPFTPGAEVTGRIRASGEGVDLPVGNRVIALPALPEGGYAEQIKVPADRVYPVPESMPPAEAAAFFISFHTAHYALHRLARLQRGEVLLVHAGAGGVGSAAIQLGKAAGAGVIATAGGREKVNICRELGADLAIDYREHDFVEAVKMATQGKGANVIFDPVGGDVFDQSRRCIAFEGRILVVGFAGGRIAQAPTNHALVKNYAIWGVHWGLFQRLFPQAVREAHRDLIALYQQGSIRPLVHHRFPFEQLPAALARLASRRTWGKVVLER encoded by the coding sequence ATGGTCCAACAGACGGTACGCCGGTTTGTCGAACGGGAACTGATCCCCCTTGAACAGCAGGTCTTGCGAAACGAACGGGAAGGGAAGCCAGGGATGTCCCGGTACGCCTCCATGGGGAAGCTCTACGGTTCCAACATGGGCAACCGCGTGGTGGATCGGGTGTTGCAGATTCATGGGGGAATGGGGTACACGAAGGAGTTGCCCATCGAACGATGGTACCGGGAGGCCCGGTTGTGGCGCATCTACGACGGCACGGATGAGATCCAGCGCCTCATCATCTCCCGAAATCTCCTGAAGGGACACGTCAAAGTGGATGATTTGCTAGGCAATGTCACGGAAGGAAGGTGTTCGCCTGTGCGAGCCTGGGTGGTGCATCAGCTTGGAAATCCGGAAGAAGTACTCCGCCTGGAAGAGAGGCCGGCGCCGGTCCCGCAAGCGGGAGAAGTGTTGATCGACGTCGAGGCCGCGGGAGTTAATTTTCTTGACCTCCTCCTGTGTGCCGGTACCTACCAAGAAAAGCCCCCGCTTCCCTTTACCCCCGGAGCCGAGGTGACCGGTCGCATCCGAGCCTCGGGAGAGGGGGTGGACCTGCCCGTCGGGAACCGGGTGATTGCCCTCCCCGCTTTGCCAGAGGGCGGCTACGCCGAACAGATCAAAGTACCGGCTGACCGCGTATACCCCGTGCCGGAATCGATGCCGCCGGCGGAAGCCGCCGCCTTTTTCATCAGCTTTCACACCGCTCATTACGCCTTGCATCGGCTGGCCCGGCTTCAGCGGGGCGAGGTGCTCCTGGTACACGCCGGAGCCGGCGGAGTCGGGTCGGCGGCGATCCAGCTCGGCAAGGCGGCAGGCGCCGGAGTGATCGCCACAGCGGGCGGCCGGGAGAAAGTGAACATTTGCCGAGAACTCGGCGCCGACTTGGCGATCGACTACAGAGAACATGATTTTGTCGAGGCCGTCAAAATGGCCACCCAAGGCAAGGGGGCAAACGTTATTTTCGACCCGGTGGGCGGGGATGTGTTCGACCAGTCCCGCCGCTGCATTGCCTTTGAAGGGCGGATCCTGGTGGTGGGATTCGCCGGCGGGCGCATCGCCCAGGCTCCCACCAACCACGCCCTGGTGAAAAACTACGCCATCTGGGGGGTGCACTGGGGACTCTTTCAGCGCCTCTTCCCCCAGGCGGTCCGGGAGGCGCACCGGGATCTAATCGCCCTCTACCAGCAGGGTTCCATCCGGCCCCTTGTCCACCACCGATTCCCCTTTGAGCAGCTGCCCGCAGCCCTCGCCCGCCTGGCCTCCCGACGGACTTGGGGAAAAGTGGTTCTGGAGCGATGA
- a CDS encoding carbon-nitrogen hydrolase family protein, which yields MISTSQYVTKEMYPQDLYGQDDLENFPEEISRGGTAIVDPFGQYIEGPLYSREGILYADLDLGLLDEVH from the coding sequence GTGATTTCCACGAGCCAGTACGTCACAAAAGAGATGTACCCTCAAGATCTGTATGGCCAGGACGATTTAGAGAATTTTCCTGAAGAGATTTCCCGGGGCGGGACGGCAATTGTTGACCCGTTCGGGCAATACATCGAGGGCCCGTTGTACTCCCGGGAAGGAATTTTGTACGCGGACTTAGATCTCGGTTTGTTGGATGAGGTCCATTAG
- a CDS encoding amidase — MIQRPSLEQLDRIARAYGLGLGPEDLIEFRNLVSAALASYDRVHDMVEPKPPVTYSRSVGYRPGEEENPLGAWYWKTKVPGASEGKLSGKRIVLKDNVSLAGVPMMNGTSVLEGYVPDVDATIVTRILDAGGEIVGKAVCEHLCFSGSSFTSDTGPVRNPHDPSRSAGGSSSGSAVLVATGDVDMAIGGDQGGSIRIPSSWCGVYGLKPSYGLVPYTGVFPIEQTIDHVGPIAGTVADVALLLEVIAGPDGLDPRQRDLEAKPYSQLLGGDLSGMRIGVVREGFGWEALSEPDVDEAVREAAHAFVQYGASVEEISIPMHRDGLHIWNVIGTEGTLDMMIRGHSQGTNWKGFYQTSLLDVYARGLKTRAVDLTDTVKMVILAAQYMQEMYHGRYYAKAQNLGRQLRAEYDAVLKTYDVLIMPTTPMKATPIPGPESSREERVARALEMIVNTAPFDVTGHPAMNVPCGRSGGLPVGMMLIGRHGEDEVVLRAAYAFEQDRGQI; from the coding sequence GTGATTCAACGCCCTTCACTGGAACAATTGGACCGCATCGCGCGTGCGTATGGGCTGGGCTTGGGACCGGAGGATTTAATAGAGTTTCGCAATCTGGTGTCGGCGGCGCTGGCTTCCTATGACCGGGTTCACGACATGGTGGAACCGAAGCCGCCAGTCACCTATTCGCGGTCGGTGGGCTATCGCCCAGGCGAGGAGGAAAATCCGCTTGGAGCCTGGTACTGGAAAACGAAAGTTCCGGGAGCGTCGGAAGGGAAGCTCTCCGGTAAGCGGATTGTTCTGAAAGATAACGTGAGTTTGGCCGGAGTGCCGATGATGAACGGGACTTCGGTGTTGGAGGGCTATGTGCCCGATGTCGATGCGACGATCGTGACCCGGATTCTCGACGCCGGGGGTGAGATCGTCGGGAAAGCGGTGTGTGAGCATCTGTGCTTTTCCGGCAGCAGTTTTACGTCTGACACTGGCCCGGTGAGAAATCCTCACGACCCGTCGCGGTCAGCGGGGGGGTCGTCCAGCGGAAGTGCCGTACTTGTGGCCACCGGGGACGTGGACATGGCCATTGGTGGCGACCAGGGGGGATCGATTCGGATCCCCAGTTCCTGGTGCGGGGTGTATGGGCTAAAGCCCTCCTATGGTCTCGTGCCCTACACCGGGGTGTTTCCGATCGAGCAAACCATCGACCACGTGGGTCCCATTGCCGGCACCGTGGCGGACGTGGCCCTCCTGCTCGAGGTCATCGCCGGACCTGATGGCCTCGACCCACGCCAGAGGGATCTGGAAGCAAAACCGTACAGCCAACTGCTCGGCGGAGACCTGAGCGGGATGCGGATCGGCGTGGTGCGGGAAGGCTTTGGATGGGAAGCGTTGTCTGAGCCCGACGTGGATGAGGCGGTCCGGGAGGCGGCGCACGCCTTTGTCCAGTACGGGGCCTCGGTGGAGGAAATCTCGATTCCAATGCATCGGGACGGGCTTCACATCTGGAACGTGATCGGAACCGAGGGCACCTTGGACATGATGATCCGCGGGCACAGTCAAGGAACGAACTGGAAGGGCTTTTATCAGACCAGCCTTCTCGATGTGTATGCCCGGGGTCTGAAGACCCGGGCGGTGGATCTCACCGATACTGTGAAGATGGTGATCCTGGCAGCCCAGTACATGCAGGAGATGTATCACGGAAGATATTATGCCAAAGCCCAGAATCTCGGGCGGCAGTTGAGGGCGGAATATGACGCCGTCTTGAAAACCTACGATGTACTGATTATGCCCACGACGCCGATGAAAGCGACGCCCATCCCCGGGCCGGAGAGCAGCCGGGAGGAGCGGGTGGCCCGGGCGCTGGAGATGATCGTCAACACCGCTCCCTTCGATGTGACCGGACACCCGGCGATGAACGTGCCCTGCGGGCGGTCGGGCGGACTTCCCGTGGGGATGATGCTTATCGGGCGCCACGGGGAGGATGAGGTGGTCCTTCGGGCCGCCTATGCCTTTGAACAGGACCGCGGTCAGATTTAG
- a CDS encoding P-II family nitrogen regulator codes for MGLKKIEAIIRPEKLQAVIAKLHAAGIFGFTVSQVQGRGQQRSSAGVYRGHVYQISLHPKVKVEMVVSDAYAQRAVESIVQAAQTGEAGDGKIFVLPVYEAYNIRTGAPDETIDDMRSTK; via the coding sequence ATGGGATTGAAAAAGATTGAGGCGATTATTCGTCCGGAAAAGTTGCAGGCGGTGATTGCAAAGCTGCATGCGGCTGGAATCTTTGGATTCACGGTCAGCCAGGTTCAAGGCCGGGGTCAACAGCGCAGTTCGGCAGGGGTGTATCGGGGGCACGTGTATCAAATCAGCCTGCACCCGAAGGTGAAGGTGGAGATGGTCGTCTCCGATGCCTATGCGCAGAGGGCGGTGGAGTCGATTGTCCAGGCGGCGCAGACCGGGGAGGCGGGAGACGGGAAAATTTTTGTCCTGCCGGTGTATGAAGCGTACAACATTCGCACCGGTGCGCCCGACGAAACGATCGATGATATGCGGTCCACAAAATAA